Proteins encoded by one window of bacterium:
- a CDS encoding MFS transporter: protein MPQWQRNIYAIWSAQFLAMVGLTLIVPFLPFYLRVLGVTRLEEVERWSGFLFAAPFLVQMLTAPLWGVLGDRHGRKIMVLRAMAGIGTTNVLSAFVSHVGQLMVIRAVQGGVSGFVAAGNALVTASIPPHRMGAALGMLQTSLTAGGIIGPLFGGALADLVGYRNVFLITGATCFAAAAVVFFGAQEQMTPARARTAGPGVWANVAYFFQSPALRTTGMLLCTSQVAIMSVEPIFSVYVTTLRVPPERVATVAGVLFSVTGFAAMLGAPLWGRTADRSGEQRVLVLTLSGAAVAYAAQFWAGTPWEVFVFRAALGFFTGGMLPPLYAVVARASPPERLGGIMGLTSSAIMLGSVIGPLLGGGLAAAVGIRWVFLLAASVLAISTAGVRRLVLQSDAPEH, encoded by the coding sequence ATGCCGCAGTGGCAGCGCAACATCTACGCGATCTGGTCCGCGCAGTTTCTCGCGATGGTTGGGCTCACCTTGATCGTCCCGTTCCTGCCCTTCTACCTGCGCGTGCTGGGCGTCACCCGCCTCGAAGAGGTGGAGCGGTGGAGCGGGTTCCTGTTTGCCGCCCCGTTCCTGGTCCAGATGCTCACGGCGCCGCTCTGGGGGGTGCTCGGCGATCGCCACGGGCGAAAGATCATGGTGCTGCGCGCCATGGCCGGGATCGGCACGACCAACGTGCTCTCCGCCTTCGTCAGCCACGTCGGGCAGTTGATGGTGATCCGCGCCGTCCAGGGCGGCGTGAGCGGATTCGTGGCGGCCGGCAACGCACTGGTCACCGCGTCGATCCCGCCCCATCGGATGGGCGCGGCCCTGGGGATGCTGCAGACGTCGCTCACGGCGGGAGGCATCATCGGCCCCCTGTTCGGCGGAGCCCTCGCCGATCTCGTCGGCTACCGGAACGTGTTTCTCATCACCGGGGCGACGTGCTTCGCCGCGGCGGCCGTCGTCTTCTTCGGCGCACAGGAGCAGATGACGCCCGCCCGCGCACGAACGGCCGGCCCGGGCGTGTGGGCGAATGTCGCTTACTTTTTCCAGTCCCCGGCCCTGCGGACGACCGGGATGCTGCTGTGCACGAGCCAGGTCGCGATCATGAGCGTCGAGCCGATCTTTTCCGTGTACGTGACGACGCTGCGCGTCCCGCCGGAGCGGGTGGCGACCGTCGCCGGCGTGCTCTTCTCGGTGACCGGATTCGCCGCGATGCTCGGCGCGCCGCTGTGGGGGCGCACCGCCGATCGGTCGGGCGAGCAGCGGGTCCTGGTCCTCACGCTGAGCGGCGCCGCGGTCGCGTACGCCGCCCAGTTCTGGGCGGGCACGCCGTGGGAGGTGTTCGTGTTTCGCGCCGCGCTCGGATTTTTCACGGGCGGCATGCTCCCTCCGCTCTACGCGGTCGTGGCGCGCGCGTCGCCCCCGGAGCGGCTCGGAGGGATCATGGGGCTGACCAGCAGCGCGATCATGCTCGGCAGCGTGATCGGTCCGCTCCTCGGCGGCGGGCTCGCCGCCGCCGTCGGGATCCGCTGGGTGTTTCTGCTCGCCGCGTCGGTGCTGGCGATCTCAACGGCGGGGGTGCGGAGGCTGGTGCTGCAGAGCGACGCGCCGGAGCACTGA
- a CDS encoding M23 family metallopeptidase, with product MRGHPSAGVVVIVSLVLARTFSAAADDASGIVRVAPASPVQGDTLMVTVTAPEAATVTVRYDGALVASYARSDGTRRALVGTDPTVSAGSHTIAVTVTAGGTQPLRTSRTVRLAPGRFEVRTLTLPPQTFGLITPQNAATEWRALGPVLGRRTREAMWTGVFMAPSDGLMDSPYGYQSVYNGHRMWWHQGVDFAASAGAPVVAANAGVIALAQALPLGGNTVVIDHGQGVLTEYLHLSAFAVPVGARVERGALIARIGATGLVTGPSLHWGLYVNGTWVNPLFWTEPHAGLTQ from the coding sequence ATGAGAGGACATCCGAGCGCCGGCGTAGTGGTCATCGTCTCACTCGTTTTGGCCCGAACCTTCTCCGCCGCCGCGGACGATGCGTCTGGCATCGTCCGGGTGGCCCCGGCATCGCCGGTGCAGGGTGACACGTTGATGGTCACCGTGACGGCGCCGGAGGCTGCGACCGTGACGGTTCGGTACGACGGCGCCCTTGTGGCCTCGTACGCGCGCTCAGATGGGACGCGACGCGCCCTGGTCGGCACCGATCCCACGGTCTCCGCGGGTTCCCATACGATCGCCGTGACTGTCACCGCGGGGGGGACCCAGCCGCTTCGGACATCGCGCACCGTGAGGCTCGCGCCGGGACGCTTCGAGGTCCGAACCCTCACCCTTCCCCCGCAGACGTTCGGGCTGATCACCCCACAGAACGCGGCTACCGAGTGGCGGGCGCTCGGTCCGGTGTTGGGCCGCAGGACGCGTGAGGCGATGTGGACCGGGGTGTTCATGGCGCCGTCCGATGGGCTCATGGACTCGCCCTATGGTTACCAGAGCGTGTACAACGGGCATCGCATGTGGTGGCACCAGGGGGTCGACTTCGCCGCCTCGGCGGGTGCTCCCGTCGTGGCCGCCAATGCAGGCGTCATCGCGCTCGCGCAGGCGCTCCCGCTTGGCGGAAACACGGTGGTGATCGATCACGGGCAGGGCGTCCTCACCGAGTATCTGCACTTGTCGGCGTTCGCGGTCCCGGTGGGGGCCCGCGTGGAGCGTGGGGCATTGATCGCCCGGATCGGGGCGACGGGCCTGGTCACCGGGCCCAGTCTGCATTGGGGGCTGTACGTCAACGGGACGTGGGTGAACCCCTTATTCTGGACGGAGCCGCACGCCGGGCTTACGCAATAA
- a CDS encoding RraA family protein → MSDPLSPDRLEELRLYSSPTVANAVETFNLQPRTAGFMSSQIRCIFPEFGTMVGYAYTATIRASTTPPAAAGALRPAMWRELEKIPSPRVIVIQDLDDPPGVGAFWGDVQSNIHRALGCTGTVTNGSVRDLDEVRALGFHFFAGSVSVSHAYVHLVEIGVPVQVGGLTVRPGDIIHGDQHGVLSVPREIAGRIAEGVAKVEQVERQLITYCQSPGFTRQGLEDLFNKLRG, encoded by the coding sequence ATGTCCGATCCGCTCTCCCCAGATCGTCTCGAGGAACTCCGCCTGTACAGCAGCCCGACCGTCGCCAACGCCGTCGAGACGTTCAACCTCCAACCGCGCACCGCGGGATTCATGTCGAGCCAGATCCGGTGCATCTTCCCCGAATTCGGCACGATGGTCGGATACGCATACACGGCCACGATCCGCGCGAGCACGACCCCGCCGGCCGCGGCGGGGGCCCTGCGCCCGGCGATGTGGCGCGAGTTGGAGAAGATCCCATCCCCGCGCGTGATCGTCATCCAGGACCTAGACGACCCCCCGGGCGTCGGAGCGTTTTGGGGCGACGTCCAGAGCAACATCCACCGCGCGCTCGGCTGCACCGGCACGGTCACCAACGGCTCGGTGCGCGACCTGGATGAGGTTCGGGCGCTCGGGTTCCATTTCTTCGCCGGCAGCGTCTCGGTCTCCCACGCGTACGTGCATCTGGTCGAGATCGGCGTCCCCGTCCAGGTGGGCGGCCTCACGGTGCGCCCCGGCGACATCATCCACGGCGACCAACACGGCGTGCTCTCGGTTCCCCGGGAGATCGCCGGACGGATCGCAGAAGGCGTGGCGAAGGTGGAACAGGTGGAACGGCAGCTGATCACCTATTGCCAGAGCCCCGGGTTCACGCGGCAGGGACTCGAGGACCTGTTTAACAAGTTGCGAGGGTAA
- a CDS encoding thiamine pyrophosphate-dependent enzyme, whose protein sequence is MQAKTVLFDMLRDRGTRYVFGNPGTTELNFMEMFADYPEITYVLGLQDAIPVGMAYGYAQATGDPAVVNLHITPGLANGLGNIFNAHRAKTPMVITAGQVDRRMILQEPSLWSDLAHLASQYTKWSYEARTGADIPLALARAFKTAATPPQGPVFLSLPMDCLDEEAGSPAPWIEIAGEMRPAPAVLERIAGALAEARAPVLIVGAGAATPDARTALVRIAEATGARVYGERLPVRSVFPTDHPQYLGMIGLSLAQLRQELGPADVVLIAGARKFASLLYTPEVRLPEQTRVYHIDTDPWEIGKNIPVTLGVVGDPAAILPEVASLVRGRISGTRAQEVAARTAEVRRERSRREEGWRVPAAPPAPGARMTQEFVYRTLGEMMDETTTVVDEAITAARIIDRYIPFRTERAYLGLAAGSLGLGLPASLGAQMAWPDRKVICTIGDGSLMYTVQALWTAAKYRIPATILVMDNRAYQVLKDGMAQYKGQPVPPERLIGMDLDAPVVDIPAVAQGFGVPARLISRPDELRDALAERHDGPRLLDVVIA, encoded by the coding sequence GTGCAGGCGAAAACCGTCCTCTTCGACATGCTTCGGGATCGGGGCACCCGCTATGTCTTTGGCAACCCCGGGACGACCGAGCTCAACTTCATGGAAATGTTCGCCGATTACCCCGAGATCACGTACGTGCTCGGGCTCCAGGATGCGATCCCCGTCGGGATGGCCTACGGGTACGCGCAGGCCACCGGGGACCCGGCGGTCGTCAACCTCCACATCACTCCAGGTCTTGCGAACGGGCTTGGAAACATCTTCAATGCGCACCGCGCCAAGACCCCGATGGTGATCACCGCCGGGCAGGTGGATCGGCGCATGATCCTGCAGGAACCCTCATTGTGGAGCGACCTCGCGCACCTCGCCTCCCAGTACACGAAGTGGTCGTATGAAGCCCGGACCGGAGCGGACATCCCGCTCGCGCTGGCGAGGGCGTTCAAGACCGCCGCCACCCCGCCCCAAGGACCGGTGTTCTTGTCGCTCCCCATGGACTGCCTCGACGAAGAGGCGGGGAGCCCCGCCCCATGGATCGAGATCGCGGGCGAGATGCGGCCGGCGCCGGCCGTCTTGGAGCGGATCGCCGGGGCGCTCGCAGAGGCCCGCGCGCCTGTGCTCATTGTGGGCGCGGGCGCGGCGACGCCCGACGCCCGGACCGCCCTGGTCCGGATCGCCGAAGCCACCGGGGCGCGAGTCTATGGAGAACGGCTTCCGGTCCGGTCGGTGTTTCCGACCGATCATCCCCAGTACCTCGGGATGATCGGCTTGTCCCTGGCGCAACTCCGTCAGGAACTCGGGCCGGCCGATGTCGTGCTGATCGCGGGGGCGAGGAAGTTTGCATCGCTCCTGTACACGCCGGAGGTCCGGCTCCCGGAACAGACCAGGGTCTACCACATCGATACGGATCCCTGGGAGATCGGCAAGAACATTCCCGTGACCCTCGGCGTGGTGGGAGACCCCGCGGCGATCCTGCCCGAGGTCGCCTCTCTGGTGCGCGGGCGGATCAGCGGGACGCGGGCACAAGAGGTCGCGGCTCGGACGGCCGAGGTCCGCCGGGAACGGAGCCGGCGGGAAGAAGGCTGGCGAGTCCCGGCAGCGCCTCCCGCCCCGGGGGCGCGAATGACCCAGGAATTCGTCTACCGGACCCTCGGGGAGATGATGGACGAGACGACGACCGTCGTCGATGAGGCCATCACCGCGGCCCGGATCATCGATCGGTACATCCCGTTTCGAACCGAGCGGGCCTACCTCGGGCTCGCCGCAGGATCGCTGGGGCTCGGCCTCCCCGCCAGTCTCGGAGCCCAGATGGCCTGGCCCGATCGGAAGGTGATCTGTACGATCGGGGATGGCTCGCTGATGTATACGGTCCAGGCGCTCTGGACCGCGGCCAAATACCGGATTCCCGCGACGATCCTCGTCATGGACAACCGCGCGTACCAGGTGCTGAAGGACGGCATGGCCCAATACAAAGGGCAGCCCGTCCCGCCGGAGCGGCTGATCGGCATGGACCTCGACGCGCCGGTCGTGGACATCCCGGCCGTGGCTCAGGGGTTCGGTGTTCCGGCCCGGCTCATCTCACGACCCGACGAGCTCCGGGATGCCCTCGCGGAACGCCACGACGGACCGAGGCTGCTGGACGTCGTTATTGCGTAA